The region AGGTTATCTAAAtaactaagattttttttaattattttattgaaattattatatttgcaACAATCTTACACATTTCTGCAAATATTGTTGAGCTCCTGAACTGAGGGTGCTAGGAAAAGCTGGGCTCAGCCCAGTAAATATCACCAGCAGAGGGAGACTAATACTTCCTGCACCACCATGTTTTTCTGCTGCACCCCCCTAGGCATGAGGAAATAACCCTTATATTCTTAATCAAAAAACTAATAGAAACCTAAATTATACTTTCTTCCAATTTTTTCTCTGTATTCTCCTCTATCAGTAGCGCACCTTCCATCTCCATTTCTCTATATTCCATAGGCAAAATGAACAGAATACACtccaactttatttattttcataaggGTAAAAATGGTATTCCACGGAATATGAGGATGCAAACAGAAAATACAGGGCTGCAGGATGTATTAGCTGCAGAGAGAACACACGATTTTGAAGCCCAATATGGATTCAAACCCAAACCCAAAGGAAAAAGAAACGGAAGAGGACAATTTCTATTTAAACTCCCTCTAATTACTATTatactcatttttttctcttttcttaaattaattcACAATAATATACATTTTCATTCCGCTTGCCAACACTTCCATTCATCAATTGGAATTTTCATCAAAACTTGAAAACCTTACTAACAAGGTATTCCATGTTCACTTAcgaatagaaataaataaaaaataaaacaaacgaaaaaaaaaaataacgtcAAAGAAGTGTTTTCATAAAATACTTTCTGAAACAATTTCGGAAACTAATTTTTTGAATTCTCCCGAAAAGTACTTCTGAGAATTATTccaaaatgaagaacaaaatcATTCTTATTTTGTGCACATATAAAGaagaatttgataaaaaaaactaccGAATAGTTGAATTCATTGAACTACAATGAACGAAATTAAAGCAAATACTTTATGCCCTCAACAGATAGAAGACACGAAAATTGGTAAGGATTGAGTGAGGAATCAGCAATGGAGGGTAAAGATTAGGGTTTGGGTTTATACCTTTTTAGATCAAAGGGTATACTTggtaataaaagaagaaaaagagagtgtAAACAGCAATTAGGGGAATGTAAATAACAAGGggctaaaagagaaaaaaaaaaagattgagcAATGTGAGAGAAGAGAAATGTACATTAATTGGGACACGTGTGGTGTTATTAGTACTGTTATTAGAGTGGTTGTAGTTTAGGCAGTGGCTGAAAGTTGGTGGTTGCTGCCATTATTATGGTAGTTGTGCCTTTaacaacaaacaaatacaaaatgGGTGATGATGAGTGTTGCTCAGTATGGTCAAAATGGTTCATCCAATTATagattcattttaataatttaacatgtgATTAGTTTAATTTCACTTAAGCATTCAATTAGTGaacttttaagaatattttaatggTCCAATTGTGGTAAAGTTGCTTAACCAATATAATAGTTTTCAAAGTTTTGAAGTACAACTAAAATGATTACTTATATAAATTCTCTTTCATGTGTTTTTCGTGCTGTTCTTGTTTTATGtttcacataaaataaaaacatttttaatatattttaaaatattaaaatcaatatattttgaagactATATAAAAAGAGAATAGGAAAAAGTCAATACATAATAATCCAAATTTGTACAACAAACAAATTGAATAATACAACTTTCCctataatcaaataaaaaaaaagtgtaattatagtaaatttcaataaacaaaaatattcttatatttatacACTTGACAGCAATCCAACAAGTATGATTTAAGATAATTTAcaagtcattttttttaatttagaaaataaaaagcaaacttaactaatattataaagatttaattatgtctttgctCCTCATTTTCGggtcaaaatttcaatttgatccctCTTTTTTTAgctgtctcaattaggtccccaatttagttaaaatatcttaaaattgtCCTTTCTGTTAAGTTTTTGTAAACGACATTAACTGAATAATGATCTGGCATGGTTAGCCCATGTTGAAATAGTAACAAAGACCATAAATCAATGATGTAGCAaccaaaaagaaagttaatttaagaattaaaaataaattgaaattagggtttgtaaaaaaacttatttctgATCCTTTTCACTTTTTCAGCACGGGTCAACCATGTCAAGTCACTGTTCAATTACAAAAAGGACAACTTTGAaacattttaactaaattgGAAACCTAATTAAGACGGCTAAAaaagagggaccaaattgagatatttacccgaaaatgaggaccaaaggcataattaaacctattataaaattagatactTTTACTTATATTTGGTTAGATAAAATTTTGTAGATTTTGAGTTTGAGTATAAGTTGttcatttaaaatacatttttctttaaaggTTCAACTTAACCTAAACGAAGTTACGTTGTGAAAATTTAACACCAAAATTAAGgctaaaatatttcttttagaCTTTACAAATCTACATAGTATATACTTGTTTCTAGGATTTAATATGGCATTCACTCAGCCAATCGTGATCAAAATTAAACATATCCTTTGCATATATCATGACCATTATGATTAACCAAGTGACTAGTGGTTAAGAACTTTAAGATATGGCTACTCATATCTAACTATATTAACTTCTGAAGCAAAATTAATCATACCTCTCTATGTATATAACATGAATGAACATGAATGAGGATGAACACCGGTGAAAGAagtaaattgatatttttctgAAATTATAAACAAGAAGTCACTGATAACTTACTCAAAGTATGGTTAAAGAGCAAGAAtgtgtaaaaataataagaattttgtctgacatatatatatatatatatatatatatatatatatatatatatatatatatatatatatatatatatatatctaatcCTACTTGATAATGAAAGGTTGATTGTTTGAGTAAAACTTTGATGAGTTCACTTTGTTGGAGGGGAAACATAGGTTCTGAGAGATGGTGACTGAGTGAGAAGATCAGGTGCAATGGTTGTGTTCTGTGCTCCACTCTTCTGCTGCATTCTCCTCCTAGCCAAGTACCCTCTCACCCATGGTGTCACATCCTCGTTGATTTTGATCATAATAAAGAAGATAATGCGGTAGATCACAATCATGCTGAAGATCACACTCAGGTTAATCCACTTTGATCTGTTCACATCAATTTGGAAAACTTTTTCCAAGATGTACTCTCCGGGTATCTTTGGAAGATCTGGTGTCTGGTTGTCAAATATCAAACCCCTCAAATCATTCTGGTACTGACCCTGAAACATTTTTCACAGTTTTTATCATCAAACTGAGATGTAACAACAATATAACAACAGCACATGGCATTCAAGAAGTGAAATGTGTTGCTTCTGTTACCTGCAGTGCCCAGAAGTGGAAACTGATGTATGACATAGGGTAACGCCAGACTGGCTTTGGGATATCATGTGGAAGCCTAAAGTAGCCTGAGACCAACATGAATATGccctgaaatttgaaaaatagaaaaacaaatcaGGTGTGAATGGATGATCAAGATCAATGGTTTTACAGAATGAATCCTGTTGTGTTGAATTTTCACATGATCCTGCTGTCAAAAAAACCATTGTGTGCAGCTGTCTTCACAGGCATTGTATATGTGCAGATTTATCAATATTTGTGAGCATCTAAAGAGAGGTTAAGACAGCTTGTTTGGTTTTATATTTTGGGTGTGGTACTTTCAAACATGACCATTTCCAAATCCTAATTTCAAATGTGTTAAGAAATGGATTTTAAACCGAATTCAACCAtacaaaactgacttgtaagaTATGTGATCTCCATCAAGATCTGCAATTAGTACTCTTGCATTTAGTAGGttgaatttaataaaacaatgatGGAGAAGGTTGAATTTTGGGTGGTGGTTTAAAGGAAAATATGGCATTGTTTTGGATGGGTGTAATTTAATGCACATGTGCATATACTGTGGGAGGAACTTGCATACCTGAATTCCTGCTCCAATAATGATGCCCATGAGGAAGTTGGGGACAATGCTAGCAATTGCCATCATTAAGCTTTCAACCACTGTGACACTGGCATAAAGGCACAGCACGAAGAAGAGGTAATGCCAAAAGCCAGGGTGAAGGCGAACCATGAAGTAGCAAATGGTTCCAGAGAGAAAAGTGATCAAAATCAGGAAGGGCATTGCAGATAATGTGTTGCTGATGACAAATGCAGTGACACCATAGTGACCATTAAGCCTCTCCCTTTGGAAAACCTGTGATTCAAATTGAAAATGTAAGATTTTATACTACATTGTTAGTTGTTGCATGGGGGGCACAGAACATTATTCACCTTCATGTCTTCAACAAATGAAGGGAATCCACCAATTGACATGAAGGTCACAAAACCAAAGACGAAAGATGCACAAGAACCTCTGGCCTGAAATAAAAGGGAAGAAAACACATAAACTCCAAGGCCAAATTTCTTGCAAAACTGTGATACAATGACAACTTCAAATTGCTTTCAAAATGGGAAATAGAAGTACCAGAATAGAGTTGTAGCCTGTCCCCACATTCAAATAAATGGTTCCAATACAGACAGTGACCACAATGTAGATAACAAGCCTAAGCCAGTAGTAGCCAAAGTCCCTTGACATGTTGATGAAGGAACGTTTGGTTAAAGTGTAAGACTGCATCAAGAAACTTGCCTCACTTCCTCCAGCTTCAAGCACTGTTCCCTTCTGCAGAATTCATCATGATCACAACATTCAATAATTGACTCCAGAAAatgaacaagaaaaagaggGTATATACATGTGTGTATTGCATCATTCttaagttttgttatttttcatcaGTAAGTAATCATTGAAAAGCACTTACAACTTTGGATATCTCATCCACTTTCTGTGTTGCAGCATAAGAGTGCTGAGAAGTGCGGTAGAAATCAATAAGAGTTCTGATTGCTTCAGCAGTAGTGATCCTGTCCAAAGGATCATCACTTCCCTCAAACTACAGAAAAAGTTCAGATCAGACCAAATGTTAGCAGAGGTATGTATGTTGGAAAATAATTGATGAAAAGCACATATTAAAATGTTGAAACTATGTAGAGTGTAATGAAATTGAAAGACAAATTTGTgtcataaagaagaaaagttgaatACCCTCAATTTCATGGACCCTTTAAGAGTGGCCTTGACCTTGTCAAAATCAGAATTGATGCACCTGAGGAAATGATCAGAAGGGTTCCTCAAAGCAGGACAAGGGAAACCAGCTTGTGCAAAGAACTGCAGACAAAGTCACTTATATCAGTCATCAAAAAGCTTCATTTCTTTACAACCAT is a window of Vigna unguiculata cultivar IT97K-499-35 chromosome 4, ASM411807v1, whole genome shotgun sequence DNA encoding:
- the LOC114180311 gene encoding ABC transporter G family member 11 codes for the protein MRNSEATTHAGMEIEATARPSGNGSTLPGLSPLSETLWREKANSEIIGDVSARLTWKDLTVMVTLSNGETQNVLEGLTGYAEPGTFTALMGPSGSGKSTLLDALSSRLAANAFLSGTILLNGRKAKLSFGTAAYVTQDDNLIGTLTVRETISYSARLRLPDNMPWADKRALVESTIVAMGLQDCADTVIGNWHLRGISGGEKRRVSIALEILMRPRLLFLDEPTSGLDSASAFFVTQTLRALARDGRTVIASIHQPSSEVFELFDRLYLLSSGKTVYFGQASEAYEFFAQAGFPCPALRNPSDHFLRCINSDFDKVKATLKGSMKLRFEGSDDPLDRITTAEAIRTLIDFYRTSQHSYAATQKVDEISKVKGTVLEAGGSEASFLMQSYTLTKRSFINMSRDFGYYWLRLVIYIVVTVCIGTIYLNVGTGYNSILARGSCASFVFGFVTFMSIGGFPSFVEDMKVFQRERLNGHYGVTAFVISNTLSAMPFLILITFLSGTICYFMVRLHPGFWHYLFFVLCLYASVTVVESLMMAIASIVPNFLMGIIIGAGIQGIFMLVSGYFRLPHDIPKPVWRYPMSYISFHFWALQGQYQNDLRGLIFDNQTPDLPKIPGEYILEKVFQIDVNRSKWINLSVIFSMIVIYRIIFFIMIKINEDVTPWVRGYLARRRMQQKSGAQNTTIAPDLLTQSPSLRTYVSPPTK